Proteins encoded by one window of Channa argus isolate prfri chromosome 13, Channa argus male v1.0, whole genome shotgun sequence:
- the LOC137140295 gene encoding 6-phosphofructo-2-kinase/fructose-2,6-bisphosphatase-like isoform X2 yields MNGAAITQRGVMSHAVAVRTLRFQRPHASVPQFTNSPTMIVMVGLPARGKTYISKKLTRYLNWIGVTTKVFNVGQYRRDATRSYNSFEFFKPDNKEAMKIRKSCAIAALKDVCDYFTREQGQVVVFDATNTTPDRRELILSFAKENGYKVFFVESICDDPEIIAENIKQVKLSSPDYANCDKEEAVADFLKRIDCYKLTYVPLDDNKDRNLSYIKIFNVGSRYLVNHVQDHIQSRIVYYLMNIHVTPRSIYLCRHGESELNLVGRIGGDSGLSSRGTKFANALGAYMRGQCISDLKVWTSHMKRTIQTAEALGVQYEQWKALNEIDAGVCEELTYEEIQENYPEEFALRDQNKYRYRYPKGESYEDLVQRLEPVIMELERQENVLVICHQAVMRCLLAYFLDKSADELPYLKCSLHTVLKLTPVAYGCKVESVFLNIEAVNTHRDKPVNVDIDRDPEEALETVPDHI; encoded by the exons ATGAACGGAGCGGCGATTACGCAACGCGGGGTCATGTCGCATGCGGTCGCGGTGAGGACGCTCCGGTTCCAGCGGCCGCACG CATCGGTGCCCCAGTTCACCAACTCCCCGACCATGATAGTGATGGTGGGACTTCCAGCACGAGGAAAAACCTACATCTCTAAAAAGCTCACCAGATACCTGAACTGGATTGGCGTCACTACCAAAG tgttcaATGTGGGGCAGTACAGAAGAGATGCTACACGGTCGTACAACAGCTTTGAGTTCTTTAAACCTGACAACAAAGAAGCAATGAAGATACGCAA GTCATGTGCCATTGCTGCCCTTAAAGATGTTTGCGACTACTTCACCAGAGAGCAAGGTCAGGTTGTG GTTTTTGATGCCACTAACACCACCCCAGATCGCAGGGAGCTCATCCTCAGCTTTGCCAAAGAAAATGGTTACAAG gTTTTCTTTGTGGAGTCAATATGTGATGATCCAGAAATCATTGCAGAGAATATTAaa CAAGTGAAGCTGAGCAGTCCAGACTATGCAAACTGTGACAAAGAGGAGGCTGTGGCTGACTTCCTGAAGAGGATCGACTGTTACAAGTTGACCTATGTTCCACTGGATGACAACAAGGACAG gaaCTTGTCTTACATCAAGATCTTCAATGTTGGCAGCCGATACCTGGTGAACCATGTCCAGGACCACATTCAGAGCAGGATAGTCTACTACCTAATGAACATCCATGTCACACCTAGATCCATATACCTGTGTCGCCATGGAGAGAGTGAACTCAATCTTGTGGGTCGTATAGGGGGAGACTCTGGGCTTTCATCTCGTGGCACAAAG TTTGCAAATGCTCTGGGTGCATACATGCGTGGACAGTGTATCAGTGACCTGAAAGTGTGGACGAGCCACATGAAGAGGACCATCCAGACGGCGGAGGCTCTGGGAGTCCAGTATGAACAGTGGAAGGCCCTCAATGAGATAgatgct GGGGTTTGTGAGGAGTTGACATATGAGGAGATTCAGGAGAATTACCCAGAGGAGTTTGCACTGAGGGACCAGAATAAATATCGCTACCGTTACCCTAAAGGAGAG TCATATGAAGACCTTGTCCAGCGTCTGGAGCCAGTCATCATGGAGCTGGAAAGgcaggaaaatgttttagtAATCTGTCACCAGGCTGTCATGAGGTGTCTGTTGGCCTACTTCCTAGACAAGAGTGCTG aTGAGCTGCCCTACCTCAAGTGTTCTCTCCACACAGTTCTGAAACTCACCCCAGTCGCCTACG GTTGTAAAGTGGAGTCTGTTTTCCTCAACATTGAAgctgtcaacacacacagagacaaaccagtg aATGTGGACATAGACAGAGACCCAGAGGAGGCATTGGAGACAGTTCCAGACCACATCTAG
- the LOC137140295 gene encoding 6-phosphofructo-2-kinase/fructose-2,6-bisphosphatase-like isoform X1 yields the protein MHMAVEAMSETQRTLTQHPLEKTWGPWMKSRLSQRRGSSVPQFTNSPTMIVMVGLPARGKTYISKKLTRYLNWIGVTTKVFNVGQYRRDATRSYNSFEFFKPDNKEAMKIRKSCAIAALKDVCDYFTREQGQVVVFDATNTTPDRRELILSFAKENGYKVFFVESICDDPEIIAENIKQVKLSSPDYANCDKEEAVADFLKRIDCYKLTYVPLDDNKDRNLSYIKIFNVGSRYLVNHVQDHIQSRIVYYLMNIHVTPRSIYLCRHGESELNLVGRIGGDSGLSSRGTKFANALGAYMRGQCISDLKVWTSHMKRTIQTAEALGVQYEQWKALNEIDAGVCEELTYEEIQENYPEEFALRDQNKYRYRYPKGESYEDLVQRLEPVIMELERQENVLVICHQAVMRCLLAYFLDKSADELPYLKCSLHTVLKLTPVAYGCKVESVFLNIEAVNTHRDKPVNVDIDRDPEEALETVPDHI from the exons atgcacatggCTGTTGAAGCAATGTCAGAAACTCAAAGAACGCTAACTCAACATCCCCTGGAAAAGACCTGGGGTCCATGGATGAAAAGCAGACTGAGCCAGCGCAGAGGCT CATCGGTGCCCCAGTTCACCAACTCCCCGACCATGATAGTGATGGTGGGACTTCCAGCACGAGGAAAAACCTACATCTCTAAAAAGCTCACCAGATACCTGAACTGGATTGGCGTCACTACCAAAG tgttcaATGTGGGGCAGTACAGAAGAGATGCTACACGGTCGTACAACAGCTTTGAGTTCTTTAAACCTGACAACAAAGAAGCAATGAAGATACGCAA GTCATGTGCCATTGCTGCCCTTAAAGATGTTTGCGACTACTTCACCAGAGAGCAAGGTCAGGTTGTG GTTTTTGATGCCACTAACACCACCCCAGATCGCAGGGAGCTCATCCTCAGCTTTGCCAAAGAAAATGGTTACAAG gTTTTCTTTGTGGAGTCAATATGTGATGATCCAGAAATCATTGCAGAGAATATTAaa CAAGTGAAGCTGAGCAGTCCAGACTATGCAAACTGTGACAAAGAGGAGGCTGTGGCTGACTTCCTGAAGAGGATCGACTGTTACAAGTTGACCTATGTTCCACTGGATGACAACAAGGACAG gaaCTTGTCTTACATCAAGATCTTCAATGTTGGCAGCCGATACCTGGTGAACCATGTCCAGGACCACATTCAGAGCAGGATAGTCTACTACCTAATGAACATCCATGTCACACCTAGATCCATATACCTGTGTCGCCATGGAGAGAGTGAACTCAATCTTGTGGGTCGTATAGGGGGAGACTCTGGGCTTTCATCTCGTGGCACAAAG TTTGCAAATGCTCTGGGTGCATACATGCGTGGACAGTGTATCAGTGACCTGAAAGTGTGGACGAGCCACATGAAGAGGACCATCCAGACGGCGGAGGCTCTGGGAGTCCAGTATGAACAGTGGAAGGCCCTCAATGAGATAgatgct GGGGTTTGTGAGGAGTTGACATATGAGGAGATTCAGGAGAATTACCCAGAGGAGTTTGCACTGAGGGACCAGAATAAATATCGCTACCGTTACCCTAAAGGAGAG TCATATGAAGACCTTGTCCAGCGTCTGGAGCCAGTCATCATGGAGCTGGAAAGgcaggaaaatgttttagtAATCTGTCACCAGGCTGTCATGAGGTGTCTGTTGGCCTACTTCCTAGACAAGAGTGCTG aTGAGCTGCCCTACCTCAAGTGTTCTCTCCACACAGTTCTGAAACTCACCCCAGTCGCCTACG GTTGTAAAGTGGAGTCTGTTTTCCTCAACATTGAAgctgtcaacacacacagagacaaaccagtg aATGTGGACATAGACAGAGACCCAGAGGAGGCATTGGAGACAGTTCCAGACCACATCTAG
- the ndnl2 gene encoding necdin-like 2, with protein MTQRKRLSNTQSSSQSKRQPSSLVAQEEDDDATFTQPSTSQVQRGLEKLTPAQIDQKTAEVVQYFLVKDQKKIPVRRADLVKHVVKEYRNIYPEIIKRASRTFDQVFGLKLVEIDAKTHMYILINKLETAEGISPINSPANPKMGLLFVILSVIFMKGGVVRENVIWNTLKKLRVDPGEKHEEFGDVKKLVTDEFVRQRYLEYVRIPHTEPAEYEFHWGQRADIEVSKAKILEFMGQLHEQDPQSWTQQYREAHSCPSSTQASTSSQR; from the exons ATGACGCAGAGAAAGAGACTTTCCAACACACAGAGCTCGTCTCAGAGCAAA AGGCAACCCAGCTCCTTAGTGGCTCAAGAAGAGGATGATGACGCAACCTTCACTCAGCCAAGTACATCACAAGTCCAGAGAGGATTGGAGAAACTTACACCTGCACAGATTGATCAAAAG ACAGCTGAGGTGGTGCAGTATTTCCTGGTGAAGGACCAAAAGAAGATTCCCGTTCGTCGAGCAG ACCTTGTGAAACATGTGGTGAAGGAGTACAGAAACATCTACCCTGAGATCATAAAGAGGGCATCACGTACTTTTGACCAG GTATTTGGCCTTAAACTGGTTGAAATTGACGCCAAAACCCACATGTACATACTCATTAATAAGCTGGAAACAGCTGAAGGAATCTCACCAATCAA TAGCCCTGCCAATCCAAAGATGGGTCTGTTGTTTGTGATCCTGAGTGTTATCTTTATGAAAGGAGGCGTTGTTAGAGAAA ACGTCATCTGGAACACTCTCAAGAAGCTTCGTGTTGACCCTGG agaaaaacatgaagAGTTTGGTGATGTAAAGAAGTTGGTCACAGATGAGTTTGTGCGTCAAAG GTACTTGGAGTATGTGCGAATCCCTCACACAGAGCCAGCAGAGTATGAATTCCACTGGGGTCAACGTGCTGATATTGAAGTGTCAAAGGCCAAAATCCTGGAGTTCATGGGTCAG CTTCATGAACAGGACCCTCAGAGCTGGACTCAGCAATACAGAGAGGCCCACTCCTGCCCTAGTTCAACTCAGGCCAGCACCAGCAGCCAGAGATGA
- the si:dkey-150i13.2 gene encoding mitochondrial carnitine/acylcarnitine carrier protein isoform X1, with protein sequence MGTDERVSPLKNFVAGGFGGACLLLAGHPLDTIKVRLQTQPKASCGQYVLYTGAYDCFRKTVSKEGILGLYKGMGAPLAGVAPMMAINFFGFGLGKQLQQTDPGKPLTSPSNLINLERICKEEWQKIPQSRNTQIFLSGSLAGFFTTVVVAPGDRIKCLLQVQSSSGELKYTGPLDCAVRLYKQQGIRSVYKGTVLTIIRGAILYVPSNGLYFLTYEYLKNFLTPNGQSVSQLSTPNILLAGGIAGILNWTIALPPDVLKSKFQTAAEGKYRGLLDVLRTLLREEGPKGLYKGFNAVFLRAFPANAACFFGFEVALKQLNSLAPGW encoded by the exons ATGGGGACAGATGAAAGAGTCTCACCACTCAAGAACTTTGTAGCGGGGGGATTTGGTGGAGCCTGTCTGCTGCTGGCTGGACACCCGCTGGACACCATTAAG GTGAGGCTGCAGACACAACCCAAAGCCTCCTGTGGTCAGTATGTGCTTTACACAGGAGCATATGACTGCTTCCGCAAGACTGTATCAAAagag GGGATTCTTGGCCTTTATAAAGGGATGGGGGCTCCTCTGGCAGGGGTGGCTCCTATGATGGCCATCAATTTCTTTGGCTTTGGTCTGGGAAAGCAGCTTCAGCAAACAGATCCTGGCAAACCCCTTAC GTCTCCATCCAACCTGATCAaccttgagaggatttgcaaagaagaatggcagaaaatcccgCAATCCAG GAACACTCAGATATTCCTGTCTGGCTCTCTGGCAGGGTTCTTCACTACAGTCGTTGTAGCTCCAGGAGACAGGATCAAATGTTTACTGCag gtgCAGTCTAGCAGTGGTGAGCTGAAGTATACAGGTCCACTTGACTGTGCTGTTAGGCTCTACAAACAGCAGGGGATCCGTAGTGTCTACAAAGGGACTGTGCTTACTATCATCAGAGGTGcaattctct ATGTGCCTTCTAATGGTTTGTACTTCTTGACATATGAGTATCTCAAAAACTTCCTGACACCTAATGGTCAAAG TGTTTCTCAGCTCAGCACTCCCAACATCCTCTTGGCTGGTGGTATAGCAGGAATATTAAACTGGACAATTGCCCTTCCTCCAGATGTCCTCAAATCTAAATTCCAGACAG CTGCAGAGGGGAAGTACAGAGGTCTGCTTGATGTTCTGAGAACACTGCTTCGAGAAGAAGGACCTAAAGGCCTTTATAAAGGGTTCAATGCTGTCTTTCTGCGAGCCTTCCCTGCCAACGCA gcaTGTTTCTTTGGTTTTGAGGTGGCATTAAAGCAACTGAACTCACTGGCACCCGGCTGGTGA
- the si:dkey-150i13.2 gene encoding mitochondrial carnitine/acylcarnitine carrier protein isoform X2 translates to MGTDERVSPLKNFVAGGFGGACLLLAGHPLDTIKVRLQTQPKASCGQYVLYTGAYDCFRKTVSKEGILGLYKGMGAPLAGVAPMMAINFFGFGLGKQLQQTDPGKPLTSPSNLINLERICKEEWQKIPQSRNTQIFLSGSLAGFFTTVVVAPGDRIKCLLQVQSSSGELKYTGPLDCAVRLYKQQGIRSVYKGTVLTIIRDVPSNGLYFLTYEYLKNFLTPNGQSVSQLSTPNILLAGGIAGILNWTIALPPDVLKSKFQTAAEGKYRGLLDVLRTLLREEGPKGLYKGFNAVFLRAFPANAACFFGFEVALKQLNSLAPGW, encoded by the exons ATGGGGACAGATGAAAGAGTCTCACCACTCAAGAACTTTGTAGCGGGGGGATTTGGTGGAGCCTGTCTGCTGCTGGCTGGACACCCGCTGGACACCATTAAG GTGAGGCTGCAGACACAACCCAAAGCCTCCTGTGGTCAGTATGTGCTTTACACAGGAGCATATGACTGCTTCCGCAAGACTGTATCAAAagag GGGATTCTTGGCCTTTATAAAGGGATGGGGGCTCCTCTGGCAGGGGTGGCTCCTATGATGGCCATCAATTTCTTTGGCTTTGGTCTGGGAAAGCAGCTTCAGCAAACAGATCCTGGCAAACCCCTTAC GTCTCCATCCAACCTGATCAaccttgagaggatttgcaaagaagaatggcagaaaatcccgCAATCCAG GAACACTCAGATATTCCTGTCTGGCTCTCTGGCAGGGTTCTTCACTACAGTCGTTGTAGCTCCAGGAGACAGGATCAAATGTTTACTGCag gtgCAGTCTAGCAGTGGTGAGCTGAAGTATACAGGTCCACTTGACTGTGCTGTTAGGCTCTACAAACAGCAGGGGATCCGTAGTGTCTACAAAGGGACTGTGCTTACTATCATCAGAG ATGTGCCTTCTAATGGTTTGTACTTCTTGACATATGAGTATCTCAAAAACTTCCTGACACCTAATGGTCAAAG TGTTTCTCAGCTCAGCACTCCCAACATCCTCTTGGCTGGTGGTATAGCAGGAATATTAAACTGGACAATTGCCCTTCCTCCAGATGTCCTCAAATCTAAATTCCAGACAG CTGCAGAGGGGAAGTACAGAGGTCTGCTTGATGTTCTGAGAACACTGCTTCGAGAAGAAGGACCTAAAGGCCTTTATAAAGGGTTCAATGCTGTCTTTCTGCGAGCCTTCCCTGCCAACGCA gcaTGTTTCTTTGGTTTTGAGGTGGCATTAAAGCAACTGAACTCACTGGCACCCGGCTGGTGA
- the si:dkey-150i13.2 gene encoding mitochondrial carnitine/acylcarnitine carrier protein isoform X3, translating into MGTDERVSPLKNFVAGGFGGACLLLAGHPLDTIKVRLQTQPKASCGQYVLYTGAYDCFRKTVSKEGILGLYKGMGAPLAGVAPMMAINFFGFGLGKQLQQTDPGKPLTNTQIFLSGSLAGFFTTVVVAPGDRIKCLLQVQSSSGELKYTGPLDCAVRLYKQQGIRSVYKGTVLTIIRGAILYVPSNGLYFLTYEYLKNFLTPNGQSVSQLSTPNILLAGGIAGILNWTIALPPDVLKSKFQTAAEGKYRGLLDVLRTLLREEGPKGLYKGFNAVFLRAFPANAACFFGFEVALKQLNSLAPGW; encoded by the exons ATGGGGACAGATGAAAGAGTCTCACCACTCAAGAACTTTGTAGCGGGGGGATTTGGTGGAGCCTGTCTGCTGCTGGCTGGACACCCGCTGGACACCATTAAG GTGAGGCTGCAGACACAACCCAAAGCCTCCTGTGGTCAGTATGTGCTTTACACAGGAGCATATGACTGCTTCCGCAAGACTGTATCAAAagag GGGATTCTTGGCCTTTATAAAGGGATGGGGGCTCCTCTGGCAGGGGTGGCTCCTATGATGGCCATCAATTTCTTTGGCTTTGGTCTGGGAAAGCAGCTTCAGCAAACAGATCCTGGCAAACCCCTTAC GAACACTCAGATATTCCTGTCTGGCTCTCTGGCAGGGTTCTTCACTACAGTCGTTGTAGCTCCAGGAGACAGGATCAAATGTTTACTGCag gtgCAGTCTAGCAGTGGTGAGCTGAAGTATACAGGTCCACTTGACTGTGCTGTTAGGCTCTACAAACAGCAGGGGATCCGTAGTGTCTACAAAGGGACTGTGCTTACTATCATCAGAGGTGcaattctct ATGTGCCTTCTAATGGTTTGTACTTCTTGACATATGAGTATCTCAAAAACTTCCTGACACCTAATGGTCAAAG TGTTTCTCAGCTCAGCACTCCCAACATCCTCTTGGCTGGTGGTATAGCAGGAATATTAAACTGGACAATTGCCCTTCCTCCAGATGTCCTCAAATCTAAATTCCAGACAG CTGCAGAGGGGAAGTACAGAGGTCTGCTTGATGTTCTGAGAACACTGCTTCGAGAAGAAGGACCTAAAGGCCTTTATAAAGGGTTCAATGCTGTCTTTCTGCGAGCCTTCCCTGCCAACGCA gcaTGTTTCTTTGGTTTTGAGGTGGCATTAAAGCAACTGAACTCACTGGCACCCGGCTGGTGA
- the si:dkey-150i13.2 gene encoding mitochondrial carnitine/acylcarnitine carrier protein isoform X4: MGTDERVSPLKNFVAGGFGGACLLLAGHPLDTIKVRLQTQPKASCGQYVLYTGAYDCFRKTVSKEGILGLYKGMGAPLAGVAPMMAINFFGFGLGKQLQQTDPGKPLTNTQIFLSGSLAGFFTTVVVAPGDRIKCLLQVQSSSGELKYTGPLDCAVRLYKQQGIRSVYKGTVLTIIRDVPSNGLYFLTYEYLKNFLTPNGQSVSQLSTPNILLAGGIAGILNWTIALPPDVLKSKFQTAAEGKYRGLLDVLRTLLREEGPKGLYKGFNAVFLRAFPANAACFFGFEVALKQLNSLAPGW; the protein is encoded by the exons ATGGGGACAGATGAAAGAGTCTCACCACTCAAGAACTTTGTAGCGGGGGGATTTGGTGGAGCCTGTCTGCTGCTGGCTGGACACCCGCTGGACACCATTAAG GTGAGGCTGCAGACACAACCCAAAGCCTCCTGTGGTCAGTATGTGCTTTACACAGGAGCATATGACTGCTTCCGCAAGACTGTATCAAAagag GGGATTCTTGGCCTTTATAAAGGGATGGGGGCTCCTCTGGCAGGGGTGGCTCCTATGATGGCCATCAATTTCTTTGGCTTTGGTCTGGGAAAGCAGCTTCAGCAAACAGATCCTGGCAAACCCCTTAC GAACACTCAGATATTCCTGTCTGGCTCTCTGGCAGGGTTCTTCACTACAGTCGTTGTAGCTCCAGGAGACAGGATCAAATGTTTACTGCag gtgCAGTCTAGCAGTGGTGAGCTGAAGTATACAGGTCCACTTGACTGTGCTGTTAGGCTCTACAAACAGCAGGGGATCCGTAGTGTCTACAAAGGGACTGTGCTTACTATCATCAGAG ATGTGCCTTCTAATGGTTTGTACTTCTTGACATATGAGTATCTCAAAAACTTCCTGACACCTAATGGTCAAAG TGTTTCTCAGCTCAGCACTCCCAACATCCTCTTGGCTGGTGGTATAGCAGGAATATTAAACTGGACAATTGCCCTTCCTCCAGATGTCCTCAAATCTAAATTCCAGACAG CTGCAGAGGGGAAGTACAGAGGTCTGCTTGATGTTCTGAGAACACTGCTTCGAGAAGAAGGACCTAAAGGCCTTTATAAAGGGTTCAATGCTGTCTTTCTGCGAGCCTTCCCTGCCAACGCA gcaTGTTTCTTTGGTTTTGAGGTGGCATTAAAGCAACTGAACTCACTGGCACCCGGCTGGTGA